From Rubripirellula reticaptiva, the proteins below share one genomic window:
- a CDS encoding preprotein translocase subunit SecA produces MFAIWSETIRRAWNGHGRSVTTIGERNADRIIQSIREMSEQLRPLTASDLKSSAQQHRCSADSIEKTSASATARNRRSIAFACEAIRRGLGVEAYDVQLIAGAAMVDGGIAEMQTGEGKTIAGTIPAIVHALNGQQVHVATTSTYLAERDQRLLKPVFKSLGLTTGLSDADQSVDQKAAAYQCDITYATGYQLGFDYLRDQLGLAARGPRILGRRLRQSLSHPQASSKRVQRSHHVAVIDEVDSVLIDEAMTPLVLSASQSTNQDKTKVVAQWANETVLMMESSTHFVANRDDMSLRLTESGKRFAAEQFGRKAASVNWELARPWNGYITAALRAKHLLKKNVDYVVRDGEIQIVDGPTGRIVPDRQWNEGLHQAVQIIEGVTITEERQTMARISRQRYFGRYALLCGMTGTAGNQSRSWLDTYSMQVHSIPTRLPSQRDELPTQYFASFADKLGYLQSDVAKRQAAGQPILIGTQSIDQTHQVSAALTAAGISHRMLNGLQDQPESELVSIAGRYGSVTVATNMAGRGTDIVPDNHAIAAGGLHVIGIERNLSSRVDRQLLGRAGRQGQPGSGQFLVSANDTLVHRYDPALQSKLSKLCATTANSEWDRQITRLQQTAEREQTEIREAMVRNETQLNLLRHQVA; encoded by the coding sequence ATGTTCGCGATTTGGAGTGAAACGATTCGACGCGCATGGAATGGTCACGGCCGATCGGTCACGACGATCGGCGAACGTAACGCTGATCGTATCATCCAATCCATTCGCGAAATGTCGGAACAACTGCGACCGCTCACAGCGTCGGATCTAAAGTCCAGCGCACAACAGCATCGCTGCAGTGCCGATTCCATCGAAAAAACAAGTGCATCAGCGACAGCTCGCAACCGTCGCTCCATTGCATTTGCTTGCGAAGCGATTCGCCGCGGCTTAGGAGTCGAGGCTTACGACGTCCAGTTGATCGCAGGTGCGGCCATGGTCGACGGTGGGATCGCTGAAATGCAGACGGGCGAAGGCAAGACCATCGCTGGCACCATCCCGGCGATCGTGCATGCTTTAAATGGACAACAAGTCCACGTCGCAACCACCAGCACATACTTGGCCGAACGAGACCAGCGTTTGCTGAAACCGGTTTTCAAATCGCTCGGCCTGACGACAGGGCTGTCCGATGCGGATCAATCGGTCGACCAGAAAGCCGCCGCCTACCAGTGCGATATTACCTACGCGACTGGCTACCAACTGGGGTTCGACTACCTACGCGACCAACTCGGCCTAGCAGCTCGCGGACCACGAATTCTTGGTCGTCGCTTGCGTCAGTCGCTGTCGCATCCTCAGGCGTCGTCGAAACGTGTCCAGCGAAGCCACCATGTTGCCGTCATCGACGAAGTCGACAGCGTGCTGATCGACGAAGCAATGACGCCTTTGGTGCTAAGTGCTTCTCAGTCAACTAACCAAGACAAGACCAAAGTTGTCGCCCAGTGGGCGAACGAGACTGTCTTGATGATGGAATCGTCGACTCACTTTGTCGCGAATCGCGACGACATGTCGCTGCGGCTGACTGAATCGGGAAAACGTTTCGCAGCCGAACAATTTGGCCGAAAAGCTGCGTCTGTGAATTGGGAACTCGCTCGGCCCTGGAACGGTTACATCACTGCGGCGTTAAGAGCCAAACACTTGCTCAAGAAGAACGTCGACTACGTCGTCCGCGACGGCGAGATTCAAATTGTTGACGGACCAACCGGCCGCATCGTTCCGGATCGGCAATGGAACGAAGGCTTGCACCAAGCCGTGCAGATTATCGAAGGCGTCACGATCACCGAAGAACGCCAAACGATGGCACGCATTTCGCGTCAACGCTACTTCGGTCGCTACGCGTTGCTGTGCGGAATGACCGGAACGGCAGGGAACCAGTCGAGAAGTTGGCTGGACACGTACTCGATGCAAGTCCACAGCATCCCAACTCGTTTGCCATCCCAGCGCGACGAGTTGCCGACGCAGTACTTTGCCTCGTTTGCCGACAAGCTTGGATATCTTCAATCCGACGTTGCCAAACGCCAAGCGGCTGGGCAACCGATTTTGATCGGAACTCAGTCGATTGATCAAACGCATCAAGTGTCGGCGGCATTAACAGCCGCCGGAATCAGTCACCGGATGTTAAACGGTTTGCAAGATCAGCCCGAGTCCGAACTTGTCTCGATCGCCGGTCGGTACGGGTCAGTCACCGTGGCAACCAACATGGCAGGACGCGGCACCGACATCGTGCCAGACAACCATGCGATTGCGGCCGGCGGACTGCACGTGATCGGGATCGAACGCAACCTGTCGTCTCGAGTCGATCGCCAACTGCTCGGACGGGCTGGTCGCCAAGGGCAACCCGGCAGCGGACAGTTTCTTGTTTCCGCCAACGACACACTCGTCCATCGCTACGATCCGGCTTTGCAATCCAAATTGAGCAAACTCTGCGCAACAACAGCCAACAGTGAATGGGACCGCCAAATCACTCGATTGCAGCAGACCGCAGAACGAGAACAGACCGAAATTCGCGAAGCAATGGTCCGAAATGAAACCCAACTGAACCTACTCCGTCACCAAGTCGCCTAG
- a CDS encoding TolC family protein, with protein MKTRFQRACLSSASLLAAAISLPPTVVTAQYSNAPATAESFQPYISNAASSDAAELSSMVNVGAIPTDYVPWWNNALASPMQPASTVTPVDVESLLIRTLEHSSQVKVFSDLPLIRQTAITEACAAFDWSAFMNTRWDDANDPVGNTLTTGGASRYENHQWTGTAGLARRNTLGGRFEVAQDLGHQNTNSTFFQPNNQGTSRIRLSYVQPLARGRGKVYNESLVVLAKIDTSVAKDEFSRQLQSHLLEVTRAYWGLYLERVSLLQKRRLLEMGEEIEVNLKARASVDVVGSQLLRVSAAVAERRSDLVRAEMAVRNAQDRILALVNDPEFALALNLEMIPTHLPTNDPTTLDIGDALSTALQSRPEVSQAIKQISAACIRLGMSRNELMPQFDFIGETYVAGLRGNSDIGGAWSDQFDTGRPSYAVGLQYQMPIHNRAAKARLTRRKLEVRQLQNQFRSTVETLLMETKVAAREVRTSQRDAQAKFASMVASNQRLDSVRQRWTHLPGKNQSVGLYLEDVLRAQAEVTANEYEFAKAQTTYNLSLMNLKRATGTLLQSEEIVEGTACLEGLPTTIVEKDMYRVSALSVQPVFESQPSESISPYQLESSGGMIETGLIE; from the coding sequence ATGAAGACACGATTTCAGCGTGCATGCTTATCGTCTGCCTCGTTACTAGCGGCAGCAATCTCGTTGCCGCCCACGGTTGTAACAGCGCAGTATTCCAACGCACCTGCGACGGCGGAATCATTCCAGCCGTACATCAGTAACGCCGCGTCTTCCGACGCTGCTGAATTGTCCAGCATGGTCAATGTCGGTGCGATTCCCACCGACTATGTTCCCTGGTGGAACAATGCGCTGGCATCACCGATGCAACCGGCATCGACGGTCACACCCGTTGATGTCGAATCGTTGTTGATTCGAACGCTCGAGCACTCGTCACAAGTGAAGGTGTTTAGCGATCTGCCCTTGATTCGCCAAACGGCTATCACCGAAGCCTGCGCCGCGTTCGATTGGTCGGCGTTCATGAACACCCGCTGGGACGATGCTAACGATCCAGTCGGCAATACGCTGACCACGGGCGGCGCCTCCCGCTACGAAAATCATCAATGGACGGGAACCGCCGGACTGGCTCGCCGAAACACGCTTGGCGGCCGTTTCGAAGTGGCTCAAGATCTGGGACACCAGAACACCAACAGCACGTTCTTCCAGCCCAACAACCAAGGCACGTCACGGATCCGGCTTAGCTATGTTCAACCTCTAGCCCGTGGTCGCGGAAAGGTCTACAACGAAAGCCTGGTCGTCTTAGCCAAGATCGATACGAGCGTTGCGAAGGACGAGTTCTCTCGCCAGTTGCAATCGCATCTGCTGGAAGTCACGCGAGCCTACTGGGGGCTATATCTCGAACGAGTTTCGCTGCTGCAGAAGAGACGTCTGTTGGAGATGGGCGAAGAGATCGAGGTCAATTTGAAGGCTCGAGCGAGTGTCGATGTTGTCGGCAGCCAACTGCTTCGCGTGTCGGCGGCGGTTGCCGAACGTCGGTCGGACTTGGTACGCGCCGAAATGGCGGTCCGAAACGCGCAGGACCGGATCCTTGCGCTGGTGAACGATCCGGAATTTGCGTTGGCCTTGAATCTGGAAATGATTCCCACGCACTTGCCGACCAACGACCCAACCACGTTGGACATTGGCGATGCGTTGTCGACCGCGTTGCAGTCGCGTCCGGAAGTCTCGCAAGCGATCAAGCAGATCAGTGCTGCGTGCATCCGCTTGGGAATGTCACGCAACGAGTTGATGCCTCAGTTCGACTTCATCGGTGAGACTTACGTTGCAGGTTTGCGAGGCAATAGCGACATTGGCGGTGCCTGGTCGGATCAATTCGATACTGGGCGGCCAAGCTACGCCGTCGGCTTACAGTATCAGATGCCGATTCACAATCGTGCAGCAAAGGCTCGTCTGACGCGTCGGAAACTTGAGGTCCGGCAACTGCAAAACCAATTCCGATCGACGGTCGAAACGCTGTTGATGGAAACGAAGGTGGCTGCACGCGAAGTCCGAACCTCCCAGCGAGACGCCCAAGCCAAATTTGCGTCGATGGTGGCCAGCAACCAACGGCTAGACAGTGTCCGCCAACGATGGACTCATTTGCCGGGCAAAAACCAGTCGGTCGGACTGTACTTGGAAGACGTCCTGAGGGCTCAAGCAGAAGTCACAGCAAACGAGTACGAGTTTGCAAAAGCACAAACGACCTACAACTTGTCGCTGATGAATTTGAAACGAGCCACCGGAACCTTGCTACAGTCCGAAGAAATCGTCGAAGGAACAGCGTGCCTTGAGGGACTTCCAACCACGATCGTTGAAAAAGACATGTACCGAGTCTCGGCGTTGTCAGTTCAGCCAGTTTTCGAATCGCAGCCAAGCGAGTCGATCAGCCCGTATCAATTGGAATCGAGCGGCGGCATGATCGAAACGGGACTCATCGAATAA